The region atgtcccacatgtcatacacaaaTTGTATATTGGAGTCCGTACcgaagctggctataaattagtagccaacttcttttctcttatctctttaaattaTGCTATGAATAATGCGTAGACGCACCGCACCAAAACCGACTTCCTGAGTTCCTGGAGCCCACAAGTGCAGAACGCCCGCACCGTCCGTCCGCGGCGCCCATTGTTGGTGACCGCCGACGACTCTCCTTCCCAGGGGCGGCCTGCCGTGCCGCCTGCCAACCCCAGCCAGCAGCATTTACCAAGACGAAACACAATTTGACTGCTGCTGACCTGTGGGCCCCACCTCAcccaattaaatatatacaagaatccccctccccctctctcgcTCGCCCTGCTCTGCCACTCTGCTTTCGTCCCTCACGTCACGCGCGTAGACGTACTCACGTACTACAGACACCACCCCACCAGttgcagaggaggaggcggcggcggcgtcagcgATGGTGGTGCTGGTGGTCGCCACGACGTCCGACGCCGCGTCGGCcactccggccgccgccttcctcgccATGCCCGGCTGGAACCCCGGCCCCACCATCCCGGTAAGCCCTgcctcgcctcgccaccgTCTCCTTCCCTCTGTCTCTGTCGTCGCTGTGCCCCTTGGGAATTAGATTGAATTGAAGGGAGAGTTGCGCGTGCAGGACGGCGTCGAGAGCTTCGCCAACGGCGAGGTGCGCCTGCTGCGGCACGCGCGCGGGATCGTCGAGGAGGACGACCTCGACCTCCGGTGGGAGGCCGCCACGGGGGAGCGCGTCTCCGAGGTCGTCCTCCTCAGCCGCCACACCGCCGTCTCCAACCGCCCCGCGCTCACCGTCCACCCCATCGGCGTCCCGCACCTCAGGGAAGGGGTGGACGTGCCCCCGCAGGGGGGCCGCCCCGGGTGGGCCGCGCTGCCCAACCCCCGGATCGGGCCCTGGCTCCGCCTGCTGCGCCGGATGGCCGCCGACCGCGGCCTCGTGCCAGAGTTTGAGGTGATtagcttttctctcttttttttttcagttcccTTCCTCTGTGGAATTGGGGATCACGTTCGGTTGCATGATTCATTGCTTCGTTTATGCAGATTACGCTGGAGGGTACTCACCATGGACCGGTGACCAACACGCCGACGCTGTTTGTCGAGATTGGTACGGAACTTCTCATCGCCTTTTTCTTCTCGGGGAGTCCTGTTGGTGGCCAGACATATCTCACAACTCACAATTTAGATTAATGATTAATCATACTGAATACTGATTACTGGAGAATGTTTGTCACTTCATCTTAGTTAATCAACTAagtttcttctttatttttaatgtttccCTGATTCATTTTGGAGTGATGACATGCCACTTTATCTGTAAGTTGCTTACAAAGAGAACAGCTTAGGTTATCAAGGATCAGGAATTAATGCCTGCACCCTGAATCCTGATACTTGCGTTGATGGTCTTTGTAGATTTGTGCtgaataataaaatcataGGATGACACTTCATAGTTTATACGGACGGCCAAATGGTTCCTCCATAGTTTATACTGACGGCCAAATGATTCCCTCTGTGCAGACACCCGAAAGTATGAACTAATAATGGTTCTCTTCTTGAATCTACGAACTATATGTGATGAAATGCTGCTGAGTAGTTCCCTAAAGAAAAATGTTATACATAAATATGACATTTATAATagcagaaaaggaaaaaataatcatgaaaTTGATTCTTCAGGTACAGAGATAGTTTGTTGTACTAGTAACGTTGTCTTGTAAACAGACAAATTGAATGGTAGGCCTCAAAAGTATATCTGGGCAGCTTGCAAAAGacatgtaaaatattatttagatgacaaaaaaattcatgtgaggattGCATACATAATAACAACAATAATACATAACTAGTTAAATACCCGTTCTTTGCTACggattttatgatgtgttatcaaattttctttatgaaatagtaatttgaatttatatgtagatatcaatctatatttaactgatttttaatatcaaaaaatttaagagctaaattgtaaaactatAGTGAGagtaggtggtggtggcacacCACCactactttttatatttataggagtatagattaTCGACCATTAGATACTTAACTCATCACTCATGGAGTTATCACCTTTTCCTTATGTCCTCACATGATACTTGATTGCCAAACAGgcctaataaatttatttccttAATTTTTGTGTTGTAGGAAGCACTGAAGAATACTGGGGTAGACAGGATGCTGCTGATACAGTTGCTATGGTTAGTGTTCCATTTTATGTTCTATTTCATCATCTGGGCATGGACTAGGTTGATGTTCAATTGGTGTACTGTGATTTTCATGTTTCTGTTTAACCTTAAATATCTGAACCTGGTTTCATTCCATTGAAACTTACGATGACATCATAGTTCATTTTGTGTCTTTGTGATATTATGGAAATGACCTATCTATTCTGATCCTtagtttttgttgttattttgagttcatcaaaatattgtatttgcGGTGAAAAACAAGATGGAATTTGGAACTCAGTCTTAAGATATTTGCAGCTGCTATGGAAAGGACTTGGTCTTGGAGAAGAAGAATCTGTTGGAAATTGGCATGGGTATGTTTGcaccccccctcccctctcatCCTCCCTCTCTATTTTCGTGTGCTTTACAATGACAACCATCAGGCAGAATAGGCAGTTATCCAGTACAACTCCCCATACTTCAAACATTTTTAGAAACTGTTGTCCTGGGATGCAAATAAACTGTGTTCATACCTAACGGTGTGTCCCCCGAGCACTTAGCTCTTATTTGCTACGCAGACAACTAGACAAGCattattatttcatttttttcattccgtTGATCTCAGATCTAATTTGATGTCTGTTTCCATATCAGACAAACGGAAACTAAGTATAATTTTAGTACCTGTAACTGCAGTACTTTCATTAATATTTCTCCAATGATGAGCATCTTTGTATAATCCACTACAGATGTTATTCCCTGGAAAGTATGAGATTAATATATCTCCGCTTAGTGCTAATGGAGTTAATTTTTGGTAATTTCGTGATTTGTATGAAGCACACACTAAATTGTATGTCAAGTTTTGAGATTGCTTCTGTTAGAATCCAAAACAATCCTCTGTTAAAAACTGTACAAAGAATCTCTCCCCAAGCATGCTCCCAGTATGAGTACCTTTGACTATCTtgcttgtttatttttttaattgaactgCTTATCTCTTATAATGATGGTTTCTTCTATGAATTTGAGCTCAATTAAGTCTGCTATATTTTCATGTAATACAGTAATGGCGAAAAAGTTCTTTTAGGCATAGGAGGTGGTCATTATGCTCCTCGACATATGGATATAGTAACGTAagcatctttttctttctttgacaatgagacaatttttgtagtatCATATAGGAGCATTCCTCCATTTTTTGAAAGCCGAAGTATTATAATGGTGTAAATGTAATATCTTGAAAATGTTTCAGGAAAGATGGTGTATGGGTTGGCCACTTGCTCTCTGGGTATTCTCTACCAATGGAAGAACCAAAGCAGATGAATGGTAAAAATGTGGCTGATGTTGGTGGTATGTGGAAGCATTCCATCAGAGTTTCATATGAAGCAACAAAAGCGGCTTTCCCAGGGGGAGAGATTATTGCACATATTGATCAAAAGTAAGATggcttaaatatatatagctggATTGCTTTCCATTTGGatacataatattttaatgAACATTACAGAATTCTATATTTGGAATTTTTAGCTTATTCGGGTATAcactacttaaaaaattggCTTTCAAGATTTATCAGTAGGACTGCAAAACTGCCCATCTCAGATGTTGCCTTGTCAGTGCATCAATTAATTGTATCCAGCAATCTAGAAAATTTGACTTCAGTGGGAAGGGGCTTCCTTCTAAGGAATGGACTTTTTAAAGTTACTGACACCTCTGTTATGCTTCACCTATCTGCTTCTCTGGTTATAAAAGTTTGAATTCTAGTCATTGTTTCTGATGATAGTATGCAATCTTCTGacaaattttgtttctgatGATAGTATGCAATCTTCTGACAAATTTTGCTGAGTTTTTTCatccaatttttattttgcatgatGCTGAATATAAATCAGCTGATTGATGTCGTGTACTCCTTTACGGAACTGTTATTTACCATTTCTGTTAATCATTACCATGTTTCGCTGCAGAGAACATGTGCACAGTTATAACCTCAGCATTAAAATGTATTTCCTAATTATCATAGGAGGTTTGATCAAATTACTGCAGTGCATGGTTGCAAATGATGCATTAATTTGGATAGAATTTATATGTGAAATATGTGAAAATTGTGGTTTGGACTCTGGACCTTAGGTAGAAAGCttacatataaataattgatactgctgcaaaaatatcaatcaatcATGAGATAATTCTTACTTACTGATATTTAATCTACACACAGTTTCCTAATACCACCATATCAAGAAAACTTGTTAGTGGCCCACTAATCGTCGATATATGCCCTTTACTTGGCTAAACCAGCTTGTGAGTTTTGCAGTAACCTGAATTAGTGATATAGaactgttttttgtttggtcctaacaatattttttttatgttttaggaGCTTTAAAGGCTGGCAAAAGAATGCAATTACAAATTACTTGCAGGAGCTGAACATCAGGGTAGGAAAACCAAATGATTTCTTTTAAGAGGCAGTGACACCAAGAGGTTAGCCTCTTCCGG is a window of Oryza brachyantha chromosome 8, ObraRS2, whole genome shotgun sequence DNA encoding:
- the LOC102707272 gene encoding D-aminoacyl-tRNA deacylase — its product is MVVLVVATTSDAASATPAAAFLAMPGWNPGPTIPDGVESFANGEVRLLRHARGIVEEDDLDLRWEAATGERVSEVVLLSRHTAVSNRPALTVHPIGVPHLREGVDVPPQGGRPGWAALPNPRIGPWLRLLRRMAADRGLVPEFEITLEGTHHGPVTNTPTLFVEIGSTEEYWGRQDAADTVAMLLWKGLGLGEEESVGNWHGNGEKVLLGIGGGHYAPRHMDIVTKDGVWVGHLLSGYSLPMEEPKQMNGKNVADVGGMWKHSIRVSYEATKAAFPGGEIIAHIDQKSFKGWQKNAITNYLQELNIRVGKPNDFF